One window from the genome of Pelorhabdus rhamnosifermentans encodes:
- a CDS encoding cyclodeaminase/cyclohydrolase family protein codes for MMKLVDLSVQEFVTQLANPNGGPGGGSAAALLGLSGMALLQMALGRLEDSVCQQKLAAFIKELMQLIDEDQRAYAAMAHLLSHGKEDKLPNIELEQAVLHAIEVPHSVSKACVTGLNMVEQAICKVPSEMLSELLVAAEALQAGVASSAMNMRVNLVFLQDSVAIEHYEQLIAQYREQGKKLLKHIDQSIVQQQRKGHE; via the coding sequence ATGATGAAATTAGTTGATTTATCTGTGCAGGAGTTTGTGACTCAATTAGCCAATCCCAATGGTGGACCCGGCGGCGGCAGTGCAGCTGCTTTGCTGGGACTATCAGGCATGGCTTTGCTTCAGATGGCTTTAGGCCGATTAGAGGATTCTGTTTGTCAGCAAAAGTTAGCTGCTTTTATCAAGGAGCTTATGCAGCTTATTGATGAAGATCAGCGAGCCTATGCTGCGATGGCTCATTTGCTTTCGCATGGCAAAGAAGATAAATTGCCCAATATAGAACTTGAGCAGGCTGTTCTTCATGCCATTGAAGTTCCTCATTCCGTCAGCAAGGCTTGTGTGACGGGACTCAACATGGTAGAACAAGCGATTTGTAAAGTTCCTAGTGAAATGCTGAGCGAATTACTTGTGGCTGCTGAGGCATTACAGGCTGGAGTGGCGAGCTCTGCCATGAATATGCGTGTTAATCTTGTTTTTTTACAAGACTCTGTAGCAATAGAACACTATGAACAATTGATTGCGCAGTATCGTGAGCAAGGAAAAAAATTACTGAAGCATATAGACCAGAGTATTGTTCAGCAACAGCGGAAGGGTCACGAGTAA
- the fabZ gene encoding 3-hydroxyacyl-ACP dehydratase FabZ, translated as MLSITEIQNIIIHRYPFLLVDRIIEIEPMKRAVGIKNVTINESFFSGHFPGRPAMPQVLIIEAMSQVGGIAILYPDEYRGALAYTVGIEKGKFIKDVVPGDQLRMVAEVIRMRRNMGKIWAQAFVDDKIVAEAEVRFALG; from the coding sequence TTGCTATCAATTACTGAAATACAAAATATAATTATTCATAGATATCCCTTTTTATTGGTTGATCGTATTATTGAAATTGAACCCATGAAGCGTGCAGTAGGTATAAAAAATGTTACTATTAATGAATCGTTTTTTTCGGGCCATTTTCCAGGACGACCGGCAATGCCTCAAGTACTTATTATAGAAGCTATGTCTCAAGTTGGAGGAATTGCAATACTTTACCCTGACGAATATCGAGGTGCTTTGGCATATACTGTAGGAATTGAAAAGGGGAAATTTATAAAAGATGTAGTGCCTGGAGATCAACTACGAATGGTCGCTGAAGTAATTCGTATGCGAAGAAATATGGGGAAAATATGGGCACAGGCTTTTGTGGACGATAAAATAGTTGCAGAGGCAGAAGTTCGTTTTGCGCTTGGGTAG
- a CDS encoding Fur family transcriptional regulator produces MESSVTSMLRDKGFKVTPQRLAIYGVLSHTTAHPSAETIFNELQPVYPTMSLATVYKTIEILKEIGLVQVLNAGEDSFRYDANVEPHSHVRCMKCGRVDDLENIDASAFIRNVSDHTSYEITGQQFYFYGICPSCRDSKAN; encoded by the coding sequence TTGGAATCAAGTGTTACTTCCATGCTTAGAGATAAAGGATTTAAAGTTACGCCTCAGCGCTTGGCTATTTATGGTGTGTTATCTCATACTACAGCTCATCCAAGTGCGGAAACGATTTTTAATGAACTTCAGCCAGTTTATCCGACAATGAGTTTGGCGACTGTCTATAAGACCATTGAAATTTTAAAAGAAATTGGTCTTGTTCAGGTGCTAAATGCCGGAGAAGACAGCTTCCGTTATGATGCAAATGTTGAGCCTCACAGTCATGTTCGTTGTATGAAATGCGGACGTGTTGATGACCTGGAAAATATCGATGCCAGTGCTTTTATTCGGAATGTAAGTGACCATACTTCCTATGAAATTACAGGTCAGCAATTTTATTTTTATGGAATTTGCCCGTCCTGTCGTGATTCAAAAGCTAATTAA
- a CDS encoding carbon starvation CstA family protein, with protein sequence MNGLYLVVAAALILTLAYRYYGAFMATKVLMLDAKRITPAMKFNDGRDYVPTNKYVLFGHHFAAIAGAGPLVGPVLAAQFGYLPGTLWLLIGAVVAGSVHDIVVLFCSIRHDGKSIAEIAKLEISRASGIATTIAVLFILIITMAGLAIAVVNALYHSPWGTFTVFLTLPIALFIGLYLRYLRPGKIQEATVIGVALMLFAVFSGSLVQESWLAPYFSFDRGELSIILAVYGAIACTIPVWLLLAPRDYLVTYMKVGTILALAIGIIVVQPVLHMPAISQFAAGGGPIIPGPVWPFMFITIACGAVSGFHAMVSAGTTPKMLQNEMDMKAIGFGAMLTESFVALMALIAATSLIPADYFAINVPVDVFAQLGMTPVELTKLGDMVGEEVAGRPGGAVSLAVGMAHIFSNIPGLSGLMSFWYHFAIMFEALFILTTIDAGTRAGRYLIQDIGGKVYKPFGNVNWFPGIIIASSMMSFAWGYLVYGGSISTIWPLFGVANQLLGTMALAIGTTVLFRLGREKYVWTTIIPMAFLGITTVAAGWMSITTNYLPHNNYLLAAASAVMIALVVFVVADAVRVWFKICSQHNRQETGELTESFQEN encoded by the coding sequence ATGAATGGTCTTTATTTAGTAGTAGCTGCGGCTCTTATCCTAACATTAGCTTATCGCTATTATGGCGCTTTTATGGCTACAAAAGTTTTAATGCTCGATGCCAAACGCATAACTCCGGCGATGAAATTTAATGATGGCCGTGATTATGTTCCGACAAATAAATATGTTTTATTTGGTCATCACTTTGCAGCAATTGCAGGGGCGGGGCCTCTTGTCGGTCCTGTTCTCGCAGCCCAATTTGGTTATTTACCAGGGACGCTCTGGTTGCTCATTGGTGCTGTTGTGGCAGGTTCTGTCCATGATATTGTAGTATTATTCTGTTCTATTCGTCATGATGGCAAATCGATTGCTGAGATTGCTAAGCTCGAAATTAGTCGGGCTTCTGGCATTGCTACAACTATTGCCGTACTCTTTATCTTGATTATTACTATGGCGGGGTTGGCTATTGCCGTAGTCAATGCTCTTTATCACAGTCCGTGGGGAACTTTTACAGTGTTTTTGACACTCCCCATTGCCTTGTTTATTGGCTTGTATCTTCGCTATTTGCGTCCAGGCAAAATTCAAGAAGCCACTGTTATCGGCGTAGCACTTATGTTATTTGCTGTGTTTTCCGGGTCTCTTGTACAGGAATCCTGGCTTGCCCCTTATTTTAGTTTTGACCGCGGTGAGCTGAGTATTATTTTAGCTGTGTACGGGGCTATTGCATGTACCATCCCAGTCTGGCTTTTGTTGGCACCGCGTGACTATCTTGTGACTTATATGAAAGTGGGTACGATTTTAGCCCTTGCTATCGGTATTATTGTGGTTCAACCTGTTTTGCATATGCCGGCGATTAGTCAGTTTGCCGCAGGCGGTGGTCCGATTATACCGGGACCAGTCTGGCCCTTTATGTTTATTACCATTGCTTGTGGTGCTGTTTCGGGTTTTCATGCCATGGTTAGTGCAGGTACAACGCCCAAAATGCTGCAAAATGAAATGGATATGAAAGCCATTGGTTTTGGTGCGATGTTGACAGAGTCTTTTGTCGCGCTGATGGCTTTGATTGCTGCAACAAGTCTTATTCCTGCTGATTATTTTGCCATCAATGTTCCTGTCGATGTTTTTGCTCAACTTGGCATGACGCCTGTAGAACTTACCAAACTTGGCGACATGGTTGGTGAAGAAGTAGCGGGACGCCCGGGTGGCGCTGTTTCTTTGGCCGTCGGAATGGCCCATATTTTCTCTAACATTCCAGGACTTTCAGGACTCATGTCTTTTTGGTATCATTTTGCTATTATGTTTGAAGCTCTCTTTATTTTAACAACAATTGATGCTGGGACACGGGCTGGTCGGTATCTTATTCAGGATATTGGCGGCAAAGTCTACAAGCCCTTTGGCAATGTCAACTGGTTTCCTGGCATTATTATTGCAAGTTCTATGATGAGTTTCGCTTGGGGTTATCTTGTCTATGGCGGGAGTATTTCTACGATTTGGCCGCTTTTCGGCGTGGCAAATCAACTACTCGGCACAATGGCTCTTGCTATTGGTACAACCGTTCTCTTTCGGTTGGGCAGAGAAAAATATGTCTGGACAACGATTATTCCCATGGCTTTTCTCGGTATTACGACGGTTGCTGCTGGTTGGATGAGCATTACAACGAATTATTTACCTCACAACAATTATTTACTTGCAGCGGCCAGTGCTGTTATGATTGCGCTTGTTGTGTTTGTTGTTGCTGATGCCGTTCGTGTGTGGTTTAAAATTTGTTCGCAGCATAATAGGCAGGAGACAGGGGAACTTACAGAAAGTTTCCAGGAAAATTAG
- the gltX gene encoding glutamate--tRNA ligase — MDHVRVRFAPSPTGYLHIGGARTALFNWFFARQHHGKFILRIEDTDTKRLKEDSVSQILASMKWLGIDWDEGPEIGGSCGPYYQSERLDLYKKEAQRLVKEGKAYYCFCTPEDLAKNREIQREQGQSFRYNGKCRDIPPEVAKDRIAAGEKAVIRLRIPDSGQMKVTDCIHGEVTFALDQLDDLIIMKSNAMPAYNFACVVDDHHMAISHIIRAEEHLSNTPKQVLLYEALGYEVVQFAHLPMILAPDRSKLSKRHGATSVEEFREQGFLAPAIVNYLTFLGWSPGDDQEIITPTETIKKFMLNKVSKTAAIYDTKKLTWINSHYLTNMDLDDLTREAIPFLISQKVITKDQAHEQAKTIQKVITVVRDRVKTLAELPAAMDYYFKEVTTYDEKGVKKHFSKPGSADLLRQGREQLAQLETFDVEHTEETYRNLTANLGIKVGELIHPTRLALTGRLVSPGLFDVMALLGKELCLKRMDEAINYISTLEIANK; from the coding sequence TTGGATCATGTTCGCGTAAGATTTGCCCCGAGTCCAACGGGCTATTTACATATTGGTGGAGCAAGAACAGCTTTATTCAACTGGTTTTTTGCCCGCCAGCATCATGGAAAATTTATTTTACGGATTGAAGATACAGATACTAAACGACTTAAAGAAGATTCTGTATCGCAAATTTTGGCTAGCATGAAATGGTTGGGCATAGATTGGGATGAAGGTCCGGAAATTGGCGGTTCCTGTGGACCCTATTATCAATCAGAACGGCTTGATTTATATAAAAAAGAAGCCCAGCGACTTGTAAAGGAAGGCAAAGCTTATTACTGCTTTTGTACACCTGAAGACCTGGCAAAAAACCGCGAGATTCAGAGAGAACAAGGCCAATCGTTCCGCTATAATGGCAAATGCCGGGATATTCCCCCGGAAGTTGCCAAAGACCGTATTGCAGCAGGCGAAAAAGCTGTCATTCGTCTACGTATTCCGGACAGCGGGCAAATGAAAGTAACAGACTGCATCCATGGTGAAGTAACTTTTGCCTTAGACCAATTAGATGACCTGATTATTATGAAATCTAATGCTATGCCAGCCTATAATTTTGCTTGTGTCGTTGATGACCATCACATGGCCATTAGCCATATTATCCGAGCTGAAGAACATCTGTCAAACACACCCAAGCAAGTGTTGTTATATGAGGCCTTGGGCTACGAAGTGGTGCAATTCGCTCACTTGCCTATGATCCTTGCTCCTGATCGCAGCAAACTGAGTAAACGTCATGGTGCCACATCTGTCGAAGAGTTCCGTGAACAAGGTTTTCTGGCACCTGCTATCGTAAACTATCTAACTTTCTTAGGCTGGTCGCCAGGTGATGACCAAGAAATCATTACACCCACTGAAACGATCAAAAAATTTATGCTCAATAAAGTATCAAAAACGGCTGCCATTTATGATACGAAAAAACTGACTTGGATCAATAGTCACTATCTCACTAACATGGATCTTGATGACCTGACGCGTGAAGCCATTCCCTTCTTGATCAGCCAAAAGGTAATTACAAAAGACCAAGCTCATGAACAGGCTAAAACCATTCAAAAAGTGATTACCGTTGTCCGTGATCGCGTCAAGACACTTGCCGAGCTGCCTGCTGCCATGGATTATTACTTTAAAGAAGTAACAACATATGACGAAAAAGGCGTGAAAAAGCATTTTTCCAAACCAGGATCAGCCGACTTGTTGCGCCAAGGGCGAGAGCAACTGGCACAGCTTGAGACATTTGATGTAGAACATACAGAAGAAACTTATCGGAATCTCACTGCCAACTTGGGCATTAAAGTAGGCGAACTGATTCATCCAACGCGTCTGGCCTTGACAGGACGCCTCGTAAGTCCGGGTTTGTTTGATGTCATGGCACTATTAGGTAAAGAACTCTGTCTAAAAAGAATGGACGAGGCCATAAATTATATCTCTACGCTAGAAATAGCCAATAAATAA
- a CDS encoding ferritin-like domain-containing protein, which translates to MITSKELMHLEDFLNMGQLNVKTFQHLSSEVQDQQAKQLFQQISQKQQQHVQSISKHLTGAQTLQ; encoded by the coding sequence ATGATTACAAGCAAAGAATTGATGCATTTGGAAGACTTTTTAAATATGGGCCAACTGAATGTTAAAACGTTTCAGCATTTGTCAAGTGAAGTTCAGGATCAACAAGCCAAACAACTGTTTCAGCAGATTTCTCAGAAACAGCAGCAACATGTTCAAAGCATTAGTAAACATTTAACAGGCGCTCAAACATTACAATAA
- a CDS encoding spore coat protein — MAQQQNQQGQQSQQQGYNGQGMQFSDSDLMNLALNETKNTAHALNIYITEANSNQLRQDYMTVLGDVYSEQKQLFDMMQQKGYYKVQNADQQDISQAQSKFSQSN; from the coding sequence TTGGCACAACAACAAAATCAACAAGGTCAGCAAAGCCAGCAGCAGGGGTATAATGGACAGGGCATGCAGTTCAGTGATTCAGATTTAATGAACTTAGCTCTCAATGAGACAAAAAACACAGCTCATGCCTTGAACATTTATATTACTGAAGCCAATAGCAATCAGCTTCGGCAGGACTATATGACGGTTCTCGGTGATGTGTACAGTGAACAAAAACAACTTTTTGACATGATGCAGCAAAAGGGCTATTACAAGGTGCAAAATGCTGATCAACAGGATATTTCGCAGGCTCAGTCTAAATTTAGTCAGTCAAATTAA
- a CDS encoding LytR/AlgR family response regulator transcription factor encodes MLKALVVDDEKPARDELSYLLSLESALEVVGQADSGAAAITLAAKLKPNVIFMDIEMRGVTGLEAASVLRSLLPDVIIIFSTAYDHYAIKAFEIGAVDYILKPFEGQRVHTAVERLKNYPAVHWQAAAQRMDEVFRQTKTVVTKLPVDKNGKIVLVSYDDIVYVTIKRGTVLVITHQDEYQYHGTLAELEERTRQTSLTRVHKSYLVNLDKVSEVIPWFKGTYWLKVDHPLHTEIPVSKNQIKEIKSLLGLK; translated from the coding sequence GTGCTTAAGGCTCTTGTCGTGGATGATGAAAAACCAGCTAGAGACGAGCTTAGTTATCTCTTATCGCTGGAATCAGCATTGGAAGTTGTGGGGCAGGCAGATAGTGGTGCAGCCGCCATTACGTTAGCGGCTAAATTGAAACCGAATGTTATTTTTATGGACATTGAGATGCGAGGGGTAACGGGACTTGAGGCAGCTTCAGTCCTTCGTTCTCTCTTGCCTGATGTGATTATCATTTTCTCTACAGCCTATGATCATTATGCGATTAAGGCCTTTGAGATTGGTGCCGTCGATTATATTCTTAAACCTTTTGAGGGCCAGCGTGTTCATACAGCTGTTGAACGGTTGAAAAATTATCCAGCTGTCCATTGGCAGGCCGCAGCTCAACGGATGGATGAGGTTTTTCGTCAAACCAAAACAGTTGTAACGAAATTGCCTGTAGATAAAAACGGTAAGATTGTTCTTGTGAGTTATGACGATATTGTCTATGTCACAATCAAACGGGGAACTGTACTTGTCATTACTCATCAAGACGAATATCAATATCATGGTACTCTGGCTGAACTTGAAGAACGAACGCGTCAGACCTCGCTTACACGGGTTCATAAAAGCTATCTTGTAAATTTGGATAAAGTAAGTGAAGTGATTCCATGGTTTAAAGGAACCTATTGGTTGAAGGTGGATCACCCTTTGCACACAGAAATTCCTGTAAGTAAAAATCAAATCAAAGAAATTAAAAGTTTGCTAGGACTGAAATAA
- a CDS encoding sensor histidine kinase, producing the protein MRQGLFRDTLISIEEVKHVDISLLFELMERMSLAAVMAFVLSQTTIFRRIVYRQLIWRDRIFIIVVFGAIGIFGTYAGIPIYDALANIRVIGVMAAGFIGGPVVGMATGLIAGGHRYLLGGFTALSCAISSVCEGLLAGLVHHFLPRKPVPWWIAFLSGFMGEVIQMGIILVVAKPYDVARSLVNQIAIPMTVVNAFGVAIFMLIIKTAMDAQDKIGAEQSQKALNIAAKTLPYLRRGLNAESAQATAQIIYDTTDYEAVAVTNSQEVLAYVGAEAGHHAPHLSELTHITRNVLTEGHMVIAQEKEQIGCSHPQCKLASAVVVPLVQVNEVIGTLKLYYTTVEAIGQADMVFAKGIAQLFSTQLELTEIDRQAKLASHSELKALYAQINPHFLFNTLNTITSLVRTQPDQARELLNKLASMFRFTLHKTGQTIPIAEELAQVAAYLAIEQARHGDKLAVSMAVDQDLERFFIPSLTIQPLVENAIKHGLQPKETGGEVRIKVQAVNKDIEIEIRDDGVGMDVIHFNPLQGAGRNCIGLLNVHERLRGLYGKDYGLTIQSELAVGTVVTMRFPQCMNKGGEEGA; encoded by the coding sequence TTGCGACAAGGACTATTTCGTGATACTCTTATTTCTATTGAAGAGGTGAAACATGTGGATATTTCCTTGCTGTTTGAATTAATGGAGCGCATGAGCCTGGCCGCTGTTATGGCGTTCGTTCTGTCGCAGACAACCATCTTTAGACGTATTGTCTACAGGCAATTAATCTGGCGGGATAGAATTTTTATTATCGTTGTATTTGGTGCCATAGGTATCTTTGGTACGTATGCCGGAATTCCCATTTATGATGCTTTAGCCAATATTCGTGTGATAGGTGTTATGGCAGCTGGTTTTATTGGTGGGCCTGTTGTTGGTATGGCTACAGGACTTATTGCGGGGGGCCATCGCTATCTTTTGGGTGGATTTACAGCTTTGTCTTGTGCCATTTCAAGTGTTTGTGAGGGCCTGTTAGCCGGACTTGTCCATCATTTTTTGCCACGGAAGCCTGTTCCTTGGTGGATTGCTTTTCTGAGCGGATTTATGGGTGAAGTGATTCAGATGGGAATTATTTTAGTTGTTGCCAAACCTTATGATGTGGCAAGATCCCTCGTGAATCAGATTGCTATTCCCATGACGGTTGTTAATGCTTTCGGTGTGGCTATTTTTATGCTTATTATTAAAACTGCCATGGACGCTCAAGATAAAATCGGTGCTGAGCAATCACAAAAGGCTTTGAATATTGCCGCCAAGACGTTGCCCTATTTACGTCGTGGGTTAAACGCTGAATCTGCGCAGGCAACAGCGCAGATTATTTATGACACAACCGATTATGAGGCCGTAGCTGTGACGAATAGTCAGGAAGTGCTTGCTTATGTTGGGGCAGAGGCAGGTCATCATGCTCCGCATTTGTCAGAGCTTACGCATATTACGCGTAATGTGCTGACAGAGGGTCATATGGTTATTGCCCAAGAAAAAGAACAGATTGGCTGTTCCCATCCCCAGTGTAAACTAGCAAGTGCCGTTGTCGTTCCTTTAGTCCAAGTAAACGAAGTTATCGGTACGCTAAAACTTTATTATACGACGGTTGAAGCCATTGGTCAGGCGGATATGGTGTTTGCCAAGGGAATTGCTCAGTTATTTTCCACGCAGCTTGAACTAACAGAAATTGATCGGCAGGCTAAGCTTGCTTCGCATTCGGAGCTGAAGGCGCTTTATGCTCAGATTAATCCCCACTTTTTGTTTAATACTTTAAATACCATTACATCCCTTGTGCGTACTCAGCCTGATCAAGCGAGGGAATTGCTTAATAAACTCGCTAGCATGTTTCGGTTTACGCTGCATAAAACAGGCCAGACTATTCCGATTGCTGAGGAATTGGCGCAAGTTGCCGCCTATTTAGCGATTGAACAAGCTCGGCATGGTGATAAATTGGCTGTGAGTATGGCTGTTGATCAGGATCTTGAGCGATTTTTTATCCCGTCTCTTACGATTCAACCGCTTGTCGAAAATGCGATTAAACATGGTCTTCAGCCGAAAGAAACAGGTGGAGAGGTTAGGATTAAAGTGCAGGCTGTGAATAAAGATATTGAGATAGAGATTCGAGATGATGGTGTGGGCATGGATGTCATTCATTTTAATCCCCTGCAAGGTGCAGGGCGGAATTGTATTGGACTTTTGAATGTTCATGAGCGACTCCGGGGGTTGTATGGCAAGGACTATGGGCTGACCATTCAAAGTGAATTAGCAGTGGGCACAGTTGTGACCATGCGATTTCCTCAGTGCATGAATAAAGGAGGGGAAGAGGGTGCTTAA
- a CDS encoding Tex family protein, with the protein MDTASLSKLIATELKLKVGQVSATISLLDDGNTVPFISRYRKEATGELDEEQIRVIEERMAYLRNLSKRREDILANIEEQGKLTEDLAAAIRSCTKLQDLEDLYLPYKIKKRTRAQIARERGLDPLAALILAQEQVTGTLLDTAQAFVSEEKDVATAQDALAGAQDIIAETVSERADFRAKLRARLWNHAQIVSKLAASETEDKEFVMYHDYQEPVNRIVSHRILAMNRGETKSILKVHIDAPHDQYIQFLTDQLVTQPSIFTEVLTDAIADGYKRLLFPALERELRTQLTETAEKQAIKIFGLNLRQLLLQQPLAGYTVMGLDPGYRTGCKLAVVGPTGQVLETSTIYITHSEKQKQQALDTVLATIKRNGVNLISIGNGTASYETEEFVAQLIAEHELTDVSYLITNEAGASVYSASKLAREEMPDLDVTLRGAVSIARRIQDPLAELVKIDPKSIGVGQYQHDVNQKELNQTLGTVVESSVNHVGVELNTASPELLKYVAGISSVVAKNIVAFRDEQGAFHHRKELLKVARLGPAAFTQCAGFLRIQQSENPLDNTPVHPESYPLAEAILHELDLSPVELTKRELLPLVQHRCQTADATVIATKLNAGEPTVRDILSALAKPGRDPREDLPKPLTRKNLVKLSDILPGSLVTGVVHNVTDFGAFVDIGIKIKGLVHRSELSHKRFHHPIDVVSVGDIVKCLVLSVDENRNRIALSMKQVKE; encoded by the coding sequence TTGGATACAGCTTCGCTATCAAAATTGATTGCTACTGAATTAAAGCTTAAAGTGGGCCAAGTCAGTGCCACAATCTCCTTATTAGACGATGGAAATACCGTCCCCTTTATCTCGCGCTACCGTAAAGAAGCCACAGGGGAACTTGATGAAGAGCAAATCAGAGTGATTGAAGAACGCATGGCTTATCTGCGCAACCTGTCTAAACGGCGGGAAGACATTTTAGCCAATATTGAAGAACAGGGCAAACTAACGGAGGATTTAGCTGCCGCCATTCGATCTTGCACGAAGTTACAAGACTTGGAAGATTTATATCTTCCTTATAAAATAAAAAAACGCACGCGCGCCCAAATTGCCCGCGAACGCGGCTTGGACCCGCTGGCTGCACTCATTTTAGCACAAGAACAAGTAACAGGCACATTGCTTGACACAGCACAAGCTTTTGTAAGCGAGGAAAAAGATGTAGCTACGGCTCAAGACGCCTTGGCAGGAGCACAAGATATTATTGCCGAGACGGTAAGTGAACGCGCCGATTTTCGCGCCAAACTCAGGGCTCGTTTATGGAATCATGCCCAAATTGTATCGAAGCTTGCCGCCAGTGAAACGGAAGATAAAGAATTTGTCATGTACCATGACTATCAGGAACCTGTGAACCGCATTGTTTCGCATCGTATCCTGGCCATGAACCGCGGCGAGACCAAGTCTATCCTCAAGGTCCATATTGATGCGCCTCATGACCAATACATTCAGTTTCTCACAGATCAATTAGTAACACAGCCTTCTATTTTTACAGAAGTCCTGACAGACGCCATTGCCGATGGCTACAAACGGCTGTTATTTCCGGCACTTGAACGCGAACTACGGACACAACTAACAGAGACGGCTGAAAAACAGGCTATTAAAATCTTCGGACTGAACTTGCGTCAATTGTTGCTTCAACAACCCTTGGCAGGCTATACCGTCATGGGTCTTGACCCCGGCTATCGTACAGGCTGCAAACTCGCTGTTGTCGGACCGACTGGCCAGGTTCTGGAAACATCAACCATTTATATTACGCACAGCGAAAAACAAAAGCAACAAGCTTTAGACACGGTCCTTGCTACTATTAAACGAAATGGTGTGAATCTCATTTCCATTGGCAATGGAACAGCTTCTTACGAAACAGAAGAATTTGTCGCCCAATTGATTGCTGAGCATGAACTAACGGATGTAAGTTATTTAATTACAAATGAAGCAGGCGCTTCTGTCTACTCAGCTTCCAAACTAGCTCGTGAAGAAATGCCTGACCTTGACGTTACCTTACGAGGCGCCGTATCCATTGCCCGTCGTATCCAGGACCCCTTGGCTGAACTGGTAAAAATCGATCCCAAATCCATTGGCGTTGGCCAATATCAGCATGATGTCAACCAAAAAGAGCTCAATCAAACCCTTGGCACAGTCGTCGAATCCAGTGTGAATCACGTAGGTGTTGAGCTCAATACAGCCTCACCGGAATTACTCAAATATGTGGCAGGAATCAGCAGTGTTGTCGCTAAAAACATTGTCGCCTTTCGCGATGAACAAGGTGCTTTCCATCATCGTAAGGAACTGCTCAAAGTCGCCCGCCTCGGCCCTGCTGCCTTTACTCAATGTGCTGGTTTTCTTCGGATTCAGCAAAGTGAAAATCCCCTAGACAACACACCCGTCCACCCTGAGTCCTATCCTTTGGCTGAAGCCATTTTACATGAATTAGACTTATCACCAGTTGAGCTGACAAAGCGCGAATTACTACCTCTTGTGCAGCATCGCTGCCAAACAGCTGATGCCACCGTTATTGCTACGAAACTCAATGCAGGCGAACCGACTGTGCGTGACATCTTGTCGGCCCTTGCCAAGCCTGGTCGCGATCCCCGTGAGGATCTGCCAAAACCGCTAACAAGAAAAAATCTCGTGAAGCTATCTGATATTCTGCCTGGCTCCCTTGTAACCGGTGTTGTTCATAATGTCACCGACTTTGGTGCCTTTGTTGACATTGGTATCAAAATCAAGGGACTTGTTCACCGCTCAGAATTAAGTCATAAACGCTTTCACCATCCCATTGACGTCGTTTCTGTCGGCGATATTGTCAAATGCCTGGTACTCAGCGTGGATGAAAACCGTAATCGCATTGCCTTAAGCATGAAGCAAGTAAAAGAATAA